TCGCCCAGCACTTGAACCGCCTTGAGTCGCCCGACCAGGCCGATTTTTATACATCGGGTCGGGCCAGCAACGAAGCCGCCTTCCTTTATCAGTTGTTCGTGCGCACCTTCGGTACCAACAACTTCCCCGACTGCTCGAACATGTGCCACGAGGCCAGTGGCCTGGGCATGTCCAGCACCCTGGGCGTGGGCAAGGGCACCGTGGTGTTCCACGACCTGGAGCAGGCCGACGCGATCTTCGTCATCGGCCAGAACCCCGGCACCAACCACCCGCGCATGCTCGAACCGTTGCGTGAGGCGGTGGAGCGCGGTGCCCAGGTGGTGTGCTTCAACCCACTGAAGGAGCGTGGCCTGGAACGCTTCCAGCACCCACAGCACCCATTCGAGATGCTCAGCAACGGTTCCGAACCGACCAACACCGCCTACTTCCGCCCGGCCTTGGGTGGCGACATGGCGGTACTGCGCGGCATGGCCAAGTTCCTCTTGCAGTGGGAGCGCGAGGCCCAGGCCAACGGCATGCCGCCGGTTTTCGACCATGCCTTCATCAAGGCCCATACCGATGGCATGGGCGATTACCTGGCACAGGTCGACGCCACTTCCTGGGAACATATCGTCGAGCAGTCCGGCCTGAGCAAGGCCGAGATCGAGCTGGCCGCGCGCATGTACCGCAAGGCCGAGCGGGTGATCATGTGCTGGGCCATGGGCGTCACCCAGCACCGCCACTCGGTGCCGACTGTGCAGGAAATCGTCAACCTGCAGCTGCTGCGCGGCAACGTCGGCCGCCCGGGCGCCGGCCTGTCGCCGGTGCGTGGCCACAGCAACGTGCAGGGCGACCGTAGCATGGGCATCGACGAGAAACCGCCAACCTGGCTGCTCGACAACCTGCAGCGGCGTTTCGGCATCGAGGTGCCGCGCGGCCACGGGCACAACGCCGTGCTGGCGATCCAGGCCATGGAGGAGGGGCGCACCAAGGTGTTCGTCGCCCTGGGCGGCAACTTTGCCCAGGCCACCCCGGACACCCCGCGCACCCATGCGGCCCTGCGCAACTGCGAACTGACCGTGCACATCGCCACCAAGCTCAACCGTTCGCACCTGGTCACCGGCCGTGACGCGTTGATCCTGCCGTGCCTGGGGCGCACCGAGATCGATATCCAAGCCGAAGGCCCGCAGGGCGTCACCGTGGAGGACACCTTCAGCATGGTGCACATCTCCCACGGCCAACTGAAACCGCGCTCGCC
This genomic stretch from Pseudomonas entomophila L48 harbors:
- a CDS encoding FdhF/YdeP family oxidoreductase, with amino-acid sequence MNEEEHIKSYNSPAAGWGALKSVTKAWLGSENAVKNIRMMLKTNQDSGFDCPGCAWGESPESGMVKFCENGAKAVNWEATGRSVDPTFFAKYSVAALLEQSDYWLEYQGRLTHPMRYDSATDHYVEISWDEAFALIAQHLNRLESPDQADFYTSGRASNEAAFLYQLFVRTFGTNNFPDCSNMCHEASGLGMSSTLGVGKGTVVFHDLEQADAIFVIGQNPGTNHPRMLEPLREAVERGAQVVCFNPLKERGLERFQHPQHPFEMLSNGSEPTNTAYFRPALGGDMAVLRGMAKFLLQWEREAQANGMPPVFDHAFIKAHTDGMGDYLAQVDATSWEHIVEQSGLSKAEIELAARMYRKAERVIMCWAMGVTQHRHSVPTVQEIVNLQLLRGNVGRPGAGLSPVRGHSNVQGDRSMGIDEKPPTWLLDNLQRRFGIEVPRGHGHNAVLAIQAMEEGRTKVFVALGGNFAQATPDTPRTHAALRNCELTVHIATKLNRSHLVTGRDALILPCLGRTEIDIQAEGPQGVTVEDTFSMVHISHGQLKPRSPHLRSEPAIIAGMAKATLGNRPIDWDWVVADYGRIRDLIADTIPGFTDFNARLHHPGGFYLGNAAAEREWNTASGKAQFSASPLPAQLVNEAVLARGDKPDLILQTLRSHDQYNTTLYGLDDRYRGVFGLREVVFANEADIRRLGFAPGDKVDMVSLWEDGRERRVTGFTLVAYDIPTGQAAAYYPETNPLVPLESYGDQTFTPTSKFVAIRLEPAQPDALIHAVAE